In a single window of the Patagioenas fasciata isolate bPatFas1 chromosome 22, bPatFas1.hap1, whole genome shotgun sequence genome:
- the LOC136115641 gene encoding olfactory receptor 6B1-like has protein sequence MKQENSTKFQEFILLGFPAIMELQMLLFVMFLVAYMLTILENILIIILIKMNLQLHKPMYFFLSNLSFLEACYISVTVPKLLANFLVESKSISFGGCMTQLYFFSSLICTECVLLAVMAYDRYVAICIPLRYPLIMNHWLCVQLATCSWLIGFLASMLKVLFISQLSFCGSNVINHFFCDISPLLNISCADMTMAEIVDFILALFILLVPLSVTIMSYICIISTILHMPTAQGRKKAFSTCVSHLTVVIIFFSATLFMYARPKRIHPFDLNKLVSIVYTIVTPMVNPFIYCLRNQEVIGAFQKTFSVRQTAPKVSQSIAVHH, from the coding sequence ATGAAGCAAGAAAACAGCACAAAGTTCCAGGAATTTATCCTCCTGGGATTTCCAGCTATCATGGAACTTCAGATGTTGCTTTTTGTGATGTTCCTGGTGGCCTACATGCTGACCATCTTAGAAAATATACTCATAATTATCTTGATAAAGATGAACCTTCAGCTTCACAAGCCCATGTATTTCTTTCTCAGCAATCTCTCCTTTCTGGAGGCTTGCTATATCTCAGTCACTGTCCCCAAACTGCTAGCAAATTTTCTTGTTGAAAGCAAGAGTATATCTTTTGGAGGTTGCATGACCCAGCTTTACTTCTTCAGCTCCCTTATTTGCACTGAGTGTGTTCTCCTTGCAGTCATGGCTTATGATCGTTATGTGGCCATCTGCATTCCCCTGCGATATCCACTCATCATGAACCACTGGCTCTGCGTGCAACTAGCCACATGCTCCTGGCTCATTGGCTTCTTGGCCTCTATGCTGAAAGTACTTTTCATCTCTCAACTGTCTTTTTGTGGATCCAATGTCATCAATCATTTCTTCTGTGACATCAGCCCCTTGCTGAACATATCGTGTGCTGACATGACAATGGCTGAAATAGTGGATTTCATACTGGCCTTGTTTATCTTGCTCGTTCCTCTCTCTGTCACAATTATGTCCTATATATGCATAATTAGCACGATCCTGCATATGCCCACAGCACAGGGCAGGAAGAAAGCTTTCTCCACCTGTGTTTCTCACCTCACTGTAGTCATTATCTTCTTTTCAGCCACTCTGTTCATGTATGCCCGGCCCAAGAGAATCCACCCTTTTGACTTAAACAAGCTGGTGTCAATTGTGTACACTATTGTAACTCCCATGGTCAATCCCTTCATTTACTGCCTGAGGAACCAAGAGGTCATAGGGGCTTTTCAAAAAACCTTCAGTGTGAGACAGACTGCCCCCAAAGTCTCTCAATCTATTGCTGTCCACCATTAA
- the LOC136115643 gene encoding olfactory receptor 10C1-like, protein MIPVNLSEVSEFRLLGFSEVSHLHPLLCVVLFSLYIFTLMANTAIALIINGDNTLHTPMYFFLLQLSCLDICYLTVIVPKTLENLMVGTIGISKTGCAMQMFFCLYFGVAECFLLAAMSFDRYVAICYPLHYTIIMNSRVCKGLVAGTYLCGTAVGLVHTIGTFSLPFCGLTINHFFCEIQPLLELLCGNTSPSEIQVIAVAGFAIVCPFLMIIYSYICIISTILKMSSAEGQQKAFSTCSSHILVVTLFYGTASSMYLRPKSTYSASVDKLLSLSYTVVTPLLNPIIYSLRNEEVKGALRRRWRKLGPADLRPERCQHLLGPGL, encoded by the exons ATGATCCCCGTGAACCTCAGTGAAGTGAGTGAATTCAGACTCCTGGGTTTTTCTGAAGTCTCGCACTTGCATCCTTTGCTCTGTgtagttttattttctctttacatCTTCACCTTGATGGCTAACACAGCGATTGCTTTGATAATAAATGGGGATAACACCCTTCATACCCCCATGTatttcttcctcctccagctgTCCTGTTTGGATATCTGCTATTTGACAGTCATTGTCCCAAAGACTCTTGAGAATCTCATGGTGGGAACAATAGGTATTTCCAAGACAGGATGTGCAATGCAAATGTTTTTCTGCCTTTACTTTGGAGTTGCAGAATGTTTTCTCTTGGCTGCCATGTCATTTGACCGTTATGTGGCAATATGCTACCCCTTGCACTACACCATCATTATGAACAGTAGAGTCTGTAAAGGCCTGGTTGCTGGAACTTACCTGTGCGGCACTGCTGTAGGCTTAGTACACACCATCGGAACATTCAGTTTACCATTCTGTGGTCTCACCATCAACCATTTCTTCTGTGAGATCCAACCCCTCTTGGAGCTGCTTTGTGGTAACACTTCCCCAAGTGAAATTCAAGTCATTGCTGTGGCTGGCTTTGCCATTGTGTGTCCCTTTTTAATGATCATTTATTCCTATATTTGTATCATTTCCACAATTCTCAAGATGTCATCAGCTGAAGGTCAGCAGAAAGCATTTTCTACTTGCTCCTCACACATTTTAGTTGTGACTCTTTTCTACGGTACAGCAAGCTCCATGTATTTGCGGCCAAAATCTACTTACTCCGCATCTGTTGATAAGTTGCTCTCACTTTCTTATACTGTGGTGACTCCTTTATTGAATCCTATTATCTATAGTTTGAGGAATGAGGAGGTGAAAGGAGCCCTGAGAAGAAGATGGAGAAAA CTGGGACCGGCGGACCTGAGACCCGAGCGCTGCCAACACCTACTGGGACCTGGACTCTGA